Proteins encoded by one window of Thunnus thynnus chromosome 3, fThuThy2.1, whole genome shotgun sequence:
- the micu3a gene encoding calcium uptake protein 3, mitochondrial isoform X5 → MAAFRRVAALAGRINVWSAARNEFVGGQTAAAGRTRRCLAVGMCLATGGAVALYLYNDMTSGGGRKRMGRHRINGLLPSIPTVEAKEKARPFDFEEGEVYMSSHEQRFRMFSSVEYEGQLYMTPQNFIESVTMSEPRSKRPWRSLTKQELEKILLDTPPVWRGSSKLFRNLRERGIISYTEYLFLLCILTKPHAGFKIAFNMFDADGNQMVDKREFMVLQEIFRKKNEKKGRKGDAEKSAQLVLKKDSQEFVARSYWDVLRRSASQVLFSDLAERADESITIDTTLLVHFFGKKGKAELTFDDFYRFMDNLQTEVLEIEFLTYSKGMTTISEEDFAKILLRFTNVENISAYLENVRQCIPDEKGITFDEFRSFFQFLNNLEDFAIAMQMYNFASRSIGQDEFARAVYVATGLKLTRHLVHTIFKIFDVDHDDQLSYKEFIGIMKDRLHRGARGYKAVERATSFKSCLKKELASR, encoded by the exons atgGCCGCTTTCCGCAGAGTGGCAGCGCTGGCAGGTAGAATAAACGTCTGGTCGGCGGCGAGAAACGAGTTTGTCGGCGGTCAGACGGCCGCTGCAGGAAGGACACGGAGGTGTCTGGCTGTCGGGATGTGTCTTGCAACCGGAGGCGCCGTGGCTCTTTACTTGTACAACGATATGACGAGCGGCGGAGGCAGGAAGAGGATGGGGAGGCACCGCATCAACGGTCTGCTCCCGTCCATCCCGACCGTTGAAGCCAAGGAGAAG GCACGTCCGTTCGACTTCGAGGAAGGAGAGGTGTACATGTCGTCCCACGAGCAACGTTTCCGCATGTTCAGCTCCGTGGAGTACGAAGGGCAGCTGTACATGACTCCGCAGAACTTCATTGAGTCGGTCACCATGAGCGAACCAAGGA GCAAGAGGCCCTGGAGGTCCCTGACCAAACAG GAGCTGGAGAAGATTCTGTTAGATACTCCTCCAGTGTGGAGAGGATCGTCCAAACTATTCCGCAACCTGAGGGAAcgag GCATCATCTCTTATACAGAGTACCTGTTCCTGCTCTGCATCCTGACAA AGCCCCATGCTGGCTTTAAGATTGCTTTCAATATGTTTGATGCAGACGGCAACCAGATGGTGGACAAGAGGGAGTTCATGGTG CTTCAGGAGATCTTCCGGAAGAAAAACGAGAAGAAAGGGAGGAAAGGGGATGCTGAGAAATCAGCGCAGTTG GTGCTAAAAAAAGACAGTCAGGAGTTTGTGGCGCGGAGTTACTGGGACGTTCTGAGACGAAGCGCCAGTCAAGTCCTCTTTTCTGACCTGGCGGAG CGAGCAGATGAGAGTATAACGATTGACACCACCCTATTGGTCCATTTCTTTGGAAAGAAAGGGAAGGCAGAGCTCACCTTTGATGACTTCTACAG GTTTATGGATAACCTCCAGACTGAGGTGTTGGAAATTGAGTTTCTGACCTACTCTAAAGGGATGACTACTATCAGTGAAGAAGACTTTGCCAAAATCCTGTTGCGCTTCACCAATGTGGAGAACATCAGCGCCTATCTGGAGAACGTCCGGCAGTGTATACCTGATGAGAAG GGAATCACCTTTGATGAGTTCAGATCCTTCTTCCAGTTTCTCAACAACCTCGAGGACTTCGCCATCGCCATGCAGATGTACAATTTCGCTTCTCGCTCAATCGGACAAG ATGAGTTTGCGAGGGCCGTGTATGTGGCCACAGGTCTGAAGCTGACACGTCACCTGGTCCACACTATCTTCAAGATCTTTGATGTAGATCACGACGACCAGCTTTCATACAAGGAGTTCATTGGCATAATGAAGGACCGGCTGCACAGAGGAGCCAGG GGCTATAAAGCTGTGGAACGCGCCACTTCCTTTAAATCCTGTCTGAAAAAGGAGCTGGCAAGCAGATAA
- the micu3a gene encoding calcium uptake protein 3, mitochondrial isoform X2, producing MAAFRRVAALAGRINVWSAARNEFVGGQTAAAGRTRRCLAVGMCLATGGAVALYLYNDMTSGGGRKRMGRHRINGLLPSIPTVEAKEKARPFDFEEGEVYMSSHEQRFRMFSSVEYEGQLYMTPQNFIESVTMSEPRSKRPWRSLTKQELEKILLDTPPVWRGSSKLFRNLRERGIISYTEYLFLLCILTKPHAGFKIAFNMFDADGNQMVDKREFMVLQEIFRKKNEKKGRKGDAEKSAQLSMQLYGYQVAPMNSVLKKDSQEFVARSYWDVLRRSASQVLFSDLAERADESITIDTTLLVHFFGKKGKAELTFDDFYRFMDNLQTEVLEIEFLTYSKGMTTISEEDFAKILLRFTNVENISAYLENVRQCIPDEKGITFDEFRSFFQFLNNLEDFAIAMQMYNFASRSIGQDEFARAVYVATGLKLTRHLVHTIFKIFDVDHDDQLSYKEFIGIMKDRLHRGARGYKAVERATSFKSCLKKELASSR from the exons atgGCCGCTTTCCGCAGAGTGGCAGCGCTGGCAGGTAGAATAAACGTCTGGTCGGCGGCGAGAAACGAGTTTGTCGGCGGTCAGACGGCCGCTGCAGGAAGGACACGGAGGTGTCTGGCTGTCGGGATGTGTCTTGCAACCGGAGGCGCCGTGGCTCTTTACTTGTACAACGATATGACGAGCGGCGGAGGCAGGAAGAGGATGGGGAGGCACCGCATCAACGGTCTGCTCCCGTCCATCCCGACCGTTGAAGCCAAGGAGAAG GCACGTCCGTTCGACTTCGAGGAAGGAGAGGTGTACATGTCGTCCCACGAGCAACGTTTCCGCATGTTCAGCTCCGTGGAGTACGAAGGGCAGCTGTACATGACTCCGCAGAACTTCATTGAGTCGGTCACCATGAGCGAACCAAGGA GCAAGAGGCCCTGGAGGTCCCTGACCAAACAG GAGCTGGAGAAGATTCTGTTAGATACTCCTCCAGTGTGGAGAGGATCGTCCAAACTATTCCGCAACCTGAGGGAAcgag GCATCATCTCTTATACAGAGTACCTGTTCCTGCTCTGCATCCTGACAA AGCCCCATGCTGGCTTTAAGATTGCTTTCAATATGTTTGATGCAGACGGCAACCAGATGGTGGACAAGAGGGAGTTCATGGTG CTTCAGGAGATCTTCCGGAAGAAAAACGAGAAGAAAGGGAGGAAAGGGGATGCTGAGAAATCAGCGCAGTTG AGTATGCAGCTGTATGGATATCAGGTTGCTCCCATGAACAGC GTGCTAAAAAAAGACAGTCAGGAGTTTGTGGCGCGGAGTTACTGGGACGTTCTGAGACGAAGCGCCAGTCAAGTCCTCTTTTCTGACCTGGCGGAG CGAGCAGATGAGAGTATAACGATTGACACCACCCTATTGGTCCATTTCTTTGGAAAGAAAGGGAAGGCAGAGCTCACCTTTGATGACTTCTACAG GTTTATGGATAACCTCCAGACTGAGGTGTTGGAAATTGAGTTTCTGACCTACTCTAAAGGGATGACTACTATCAGTGAAGAAGACTTTGCCAAAATCCTGTTGCGCTTCACCAATGTGGAGAACATCAGCGCCTATCTGGAGAACGTCCGGCAGTGTATACCTGATGAGAAG GGAATCACCTTTGATGAGTTCAGATCCTTCTTCCAGTTTCTCAACAACCTCGAGGACTTCGCCATCGCCATGCAGATGTACAATTTCGCTTCTCGCTCAATCGGACAAG ATGAGTTTGCGAGGGCCGTGTATGTGGCCACAGGTCTGAAGCTGACACGTCACCTGGTCCACACTATCTTCAAGATCTTTGATGTAGATCACGACGACCAGCTTTCATACAAGGAGTTCATTGGCATAATGAAGGACCGGCTGCACAGAGGAGCCAGG GGCTATAAAGCTGTGGAACGCGCCACTTCCTTTAAATCCTGTCTGAAAAAGGAGCTGGCAAGCAG
- the micu3a gene encoding calcium uptake protein 3, mitochondrial isoform X10, whose protein sequence is MSSHEQRFRMFSSVEYEGQLYMTPQNFIESVTMSEPRSKRPWRSLTKQELEKILLDTPPVWRGSSKLFRNLRERGIISYTEYLFLLCILTKPHAGFKIAFNMFDADGNQMVDKREFMVLQEIFRKKNEKKGRKGDAEKSAQLSMQLYGYQVAPMNSVLKKDSQEFVARSYWDVLRRSASQVLFSDLAERADESITIDTTLLVHFFGKKGKAELTFDDFYRFMDNLQTEVLEIEFLTYSKGMTTISEEDFAKILLRFTNVENISAYLENVRQCIPDEKGITFDEFRSFFQFLNNLEDFAIAMQMYNFASRSIGQDEFARAVYVATGLKLTRHLVHTIFKIFDVDHDDQLSYKEFIGIMKDRLHRGARVKGQHHTSFSRCVRSEAKKQVHKLLRRYKENL, encoded by the exons ATGTCGTCCCACGAGCAACGTTTCCGCATGTTCAGCTCCGTGGAGTACGAAGGGCAGCTGTACATGACTCCGCAGAACTTCATTGAGTCGGTCACCATGAGCGAACCAAGGA GCAAGAGGCCCTGGAGGTCCCTGACCAAACAG GAGCTGGAGAAGATTCTGTTAGATACTCCTCCAGTGTGGAGAGGATCGTCCAAACTATTCCGCAACCTGAGGGAAcgag GCATCATCTCTTATACAGAGTACCTGTTCCTGCTCTGCATCCTGACAA AGCCCCATGCTGGCTTTAAGATTGCTTTCAATATGTTTGATGCAGACGGCAACCAGATGGTGGACAAGAGGGAGTTCATGGTG CTTCAGGAGATCTTCCGGAAGAAAAACGAGAAGAAAGGGAGGAAAGGGGATGCTGAGAAATCAGCGCAGTTG AGTATGCAGCTGTATGGATATCAGGTTGCTCCCATGAACAGC GTGCTAAAAAAAGACAGTCAGGAGTTTGTGGCGCGGAGTTACTGGGACGTTCTGAGACGAAGCGCCAGTCAAGTCCTCTTTTCTGACCTGGCGGAG CGAGCAGATGAGAGTATAACGATTGACACCACCCTATTGGTCCATTTCTTTGGAAAGAAAGGGAAGGCAGAGCTCACCTTTGATGACTTCTACAG GTTTATGGATAACCTCCAGACTGAGGTGTTGGAAATTGAGTTTCTGACCTACTCTAAAGGGATGACTACTATCAGTGAAGAAGACTTTGCCAAAATCCTGTTGCGCTTCACCAATGTGGAGAACATCAGCGCCTATCTGGAGAACGTCCGGCAGTGTATACCTGATGAGAAG GGAATCACCTTTGATGAGTTCAGATCCTTCTTCCAGTTTCTCAACAACCTCGAGGACTTCGCCATCGCCATGCAGATGTACAATTTCGCTTCTCGCTCAATCGGACAAG ATGAGTTTGCGAGGGCCGTGTATGTGGCCACAGGTCTGAAGCTGACACGTCACCTGGTCCACACTATCTTCAAGATCTTTGATGTAGATCACGACGACCAGCTTTCATACAAGGAGTTCATTGGCATAATGAAGGACCGGCTGCACAGAGGAGCCAGG
- the micu3a gene encoding calcium uptake protein 3, mitochondrial isoform X9 has protein sequence MAAFRRVAALAGRINVWSAARNEFVGGQTAAAGRTRRCLAVGMCLATGGAVALYLYNDMTSGGGRKRMGRHRINGLLPSIPTVEAKEKARPFDFEEGEVYMSSHEQRFRMFSSVEYEGQLYMTPQNFIESVTMSEPRSKRPWRSLTKQELEKILLDTPPVWRGSSKLFRNLRERGIISYTEYLFLLCILTKPHAGFKIAFNMFDADGNQMVDKREFMVLQEIFRKKNEKKGRKGDAEKSAQLRADESITIDTTLLVHFFGKKGKAELTFDDFYRFMDNLQTEVLEIEFLTYSKGMTTISEEDFAKILLRFTNVENISAYLENVRQCIPDEKGITFDEFRSFFQFLNNLEDFAIAMQMYNFASRSIGQDEFARAVYVATGLKLTRHLVHTIFKIFDVDHDDQLSYKEFIGIMKDRLHRGARGYKAVERATSFKSCLKKELASR, from the exons atgGCCGCTTTCCGCAGAGTGGCAGCGCTGGCAGGTAGAATAAACGTCTGGTCGGCGGCGAGAAACGAGTTTGTCGGCGGTCAGACGGCCGCTGCAGGAAGGACACGGAGGTGTCTGGCTGTCGGGATGTGTCTTGCAACCGGAGGCGCCGTGGCTCTTTACTTGTACAACGATATGACGAGCGGCGGAGGCAGGAAGAGGATGGGGAGGCACCGCATCAACGGTCTGCTCCCGTCCATCCCGACCGTTGAAGCCAAGGAGAAG GCACGTCCGTTCGACTTCGAGGAAGGAGAGGTGTACATGTCGTCCCACGAGCAACGTTTCCGCATGTTCAGCTCCGTGGAGTACGAAGGGCAGCTGTACATGACTCCGCAGAACTTCATTGAGTCGGTCACCATGAGCGAACCAAGGA GCAAGAGGCCCTGGAGGTCCCTGACCAAACAG GAGCTGGAGAAGATTCTGTTAGATACTCCTCCAGTGTGGAGAGGATCGTCCAAACTATTCCGCAACCTGAGGGAAcgag GCATCATCTCTTATACAGAGTACCTGTTCCTGCTCTGCATCCTGACAA AGCCCCATGCTGGCTTTAAGATTGCTTTCAATATGTTTGATGCAGACGGCAACCAGATGGTGGACAAGAGGGAGTTCATGGTG CTTCAGGAGATCTTCCGGAAGAAAAACGAGAAGAAAGGGAGGAAAGGGGATGCTGAGAAATCAGCGCAGTTG CGAGCAGATGAGAGTATAACGATTGACACCACCCTATTGGTCCATTTCTTTGGAAAGAAAGGGAAGGCAGAGCTCACCTTTGATGACTTCTACAG GTTTATGGATAACCTCCAGACTGAGGTGTTGGAAATTGAGTTTCTGACCTACTCTAAAGGGATGACTACTATCAGTGAAGAAGACTTTGCCAAAATCCTGTTGCGCTTCACCAATGTGGAGAACATCAGCGCCTATCTGGAGAACGTCCGGCAGTGTATACCTGATGAGAAG GGAATCACCTTTGATGAGTTCAGATCCTTCTTCCAGTTTCTCAACAACCTCGAGGACTTCGCCATCGCCATGCAGATGTACAATTTCGCTTCTCGCTCAATCGGACAAG ATGAGTTTGCGAGGGCCGTGTATGTGGCCACAGGTCTGAAGCTGACACGTCACCTGGTCCACACTATCTTCAAGATCTTTGATGTAGATCACGACGACCAGCTTTCATACAAGGAGTTCATTGGCATAATGAAGGACCGGCTGCACAGAGGAGCCAGG GGCTATAAAGCTGTGGAACGCGCCACTTCCTTTAAATCCTGTCTGAAAAAGGAGCTGGCAAGCAGATAA
- the micu3a gene encoding calcium uptake protein 3, mitochondrial isoform X3 translates to MAAFRRVAALAGRINVWSAARNEFVGGQTAAAGRTRRCLAVGMCLATGGAVALYLYNDMTSGGGRKRMGRHRINGLLPSIPTVEAKEKARPFDFEEGEVYMSSHEQRFRMFSSVEYEGQLYMTPQNFIESVTMSEPRSKRPWRSLTKQELEKILLDTPPVWRGSSKLFRNLRERGIISYTEYLFLLCILTKPHAGFKIAFNMFDADGNQMVDKREFMVLQEIFRKKNEKKGRKGDAEKSAQLSMQLYGYQVAPMNSVLKKDSQEFVARSYWDVLRRSASQVLFSDLAERADESITIDTTLLVHFFGKKGKAELTFDDFYRFMDNLQTEVLEIEFLTYSKGMTTISEEDFAKILLRFTNVENISAYLENVRQCIPDEKGITFDEFRSFFQFLNNLEDFAIAMQMYNFASRSIGQDEFARAVYVATGLKLTRHLVHTIFKIFDVDHDDQLSYKEFIGIMKDRLHRGARGYKAVERATSFKSCLKKELASR, encoded by the exons atgGCCGCTTTCCGCAGAGTGGCAGCGCTGGCAGGTAGAATAAACGTCTGGTCGGCGGCGAGAAACGAGTTTGTCGGCGGTCAGACGGCCGCTGCAGGAAGGACACGGAGGTGTCTGGCTGTCGGGATGTGTCTTGCAACCGGAGGCGCCGTGGCTCTTTACTTGTACAACGATATGACGAGCGGCGGAGGCAGGAAGAGGATGGGGAGGCACCGCATCAACGGTCTGCTCCCGTCCATCCCGACCGTTGAAGCCAAGGAGAAG GCACGTCCGTTCGACTTCGAGGAAGGAGAGGTGTACATGTCGTCCCACGAGCAACGTTTCCGCATGTTCAGCTCCGTGGAGTACGAAGGGCAGCTGTACATGACTCCGCAGAACTTCATTGAGTCGGTCACCATGAGCGAACCAAGGA GCAAGAGGCCCTGGAGGTCCCTGACCAAACAG GAGCTGGAGAAGATTCTGTTAGATACTCCTCCAGTGTGGAGAGGATCGTCCAAACTATTCCGCAACCTGAGGGAAcgag GCATCATCTCTTATACAGAGTACCTGTTCCTGCTCTGCATCCTGACAA AGCCCCATGCTGGCTTTAAGATTGCTTTCAATATGTTTGATGCAGACGGCAACCAGATGGTGGACAAGAGGGAGTTCATGGTG CTTCAGGAGATCTTCCGGAAGAAAAACGAGAAGAAAGGGAGGAAAGGGGATGCTGAGAAATCAGCGCAGTTG AGTATGCAGCTGTATGGATATCAGGTTGCTCCCATGAACAGC GTGCTAAAAAAAGACAGTCAGGAGTTTGTGGCGCGGAGTTACTGGGACGTTCTGAGACGAAGCGCCAGTCAAGTCCTCTTTTCTGACCTGGCGGAG CGAGCAGATGAGAGTATAACGATTGACACCACCCTATTGGTCCATTTCTTTGGAAAGAAAGGGAAGGCAGAGCTCACCTTTGATGACTTCTACAG GTTTATGGATAACCTCCAGACTGAGGTGTTGGAAATTGAGTTTCTGACCTACTCTAAAGGGATGACTACTATCAGTGAAGAAGACTTTGCCAAAATCCTGTTGCGCTTCACCAATGTGGAGAACATCAGCGCCTATCTGGAGAACGTCCGGCAGTGTATACCTGATGAGAAG GGAATCACCTTTGATGAGTTCAGATCCTTCTTCCAGTTTCTCAACAACCTCGAGGACTTCGCCATCGCCATGCAGATGTACAATTTCGCTTCTCGCTCAATCGGACAAG ATGAGTTTGCGAGGGCCGTGTATGTGGCCACAGGTCTGAAGCTGACACGTCACCTGGTCCACACTATCTTCAAGATCTTTGATGTAGATCACGACGACCAGCTTTCATACAAGGAGTTCATTGGCATAATGAAGGACCGGCTGCACAGAGGAGCCAGG GGCTATAAAGCTGTGGAACGCGCCACTTCCTTTAAATCCTGTCTGAAAAAGGAGCTGGCAAGCAGATAA
- the micu3a gene encoding calcium uptake protein 3, mitochondrial isoform X7 produces the protein MAAFRRVAALAGRINVWSAARNEFVGGQTAAAGRTRRCLAVGMCLATGGAVALYLYNDMTSGGGRKRMGRHRINGLLPSIPTVEAKEKARPFDFEEGEVYMSSHEQRFRMFSSVEYEGQLYMTPQNFIESVTMSEPRSKRPWRSLTKQELEKILLDTPPVWRGSSKLFRNLRERGIISYTEYLFLLCILTKPHAGFKIAFNMFDADGNQMVDKREFMVLQEIFRKKNEKKGRKGDAEKSAQLSMQLYGYQVAPMNSRADESITIDTTLLVHFFGKKGKAELTFDDFYRFMDNLQTEVLEIEFLTYSKGMTTISEEDFAKILLRFTNVENISAYLENVRQCIPDEKGITFDEFRSFFQFLNNLEDFAIAMQMYNFASRSIGQDEFARAVYVATGLKLTRHLVHTIFKIFDVDHDDQLSYKEFIGIMKDRLHRGARGYKAVERATSFKSCLKKELASR, from the exons atgGCCGCTTTCCGCAGAGTGGCAGCGCTGGCAGGTAGAATAAACGTCTGGTCGGCGGCGAGAAACGAGTTTGTCGGCGGTCAGACGGCCGCTGCAGGAAGGACACGGAGGTGTCTGGCTGTCGGGATGTGTCTTGCAACCGGAGGCGCCGTGGCTCTTTACTTGTACAACGATATGACGAGCGGCGGAGGCAGGAAGAGGATGGGGAGGCACCGCATCAACGGTCTGCTCCCGTCCATCCCGACCGTTGAAGCCAAGGAGAAG GCACGTCCGTTCGACTTCGAGGAAGGAGAGGTGTACATGTCGTCCCACGAGCAACGTTTCCGCATGTTCAGCTCCGTGGAGTACGAAGGGCAGCTGTACATGACTCCGCAGAACTTCATTGAGTCGGTCACCATGAGCGAACCAAGGA GCAAGAGGCCCTGGAGGTCCCTGACCAAACAG GAGCTGGAGAAGATTCTGTTAGATACTCCTCCAGTGTGGAGAGGATCGTCCAAACTATTCCGCAACCTGAGGGAAcgag GCATCATCTCTTATACAGAGTACCTGTTCCTGCTCTGCATCCTGACAA AGCCCCATGCTGGCTTTAAGATTGCTTTCAATATGTTTGATGCAGACGGCAACCAGATGGTGGACAAGAGGGAGTTCATGGTG CTTCAGGAGATCTTCCGGAAGAAAAACGAGAAGAAAGGGAGGAAAGGGGATGCTGAGAAATCAGCGCAGTTG AGTATGCAGCTGTATGGATATCAGGTTGCTCCCATGAACAGC CGAGCAGATGAGAGTATAACGATTGACACCACCCTATTGGTCCATTTCTTTGGAAAGAAAGGGAAGGCAGAGCTCACCTTTGATGACTTCTACAG GTTTATGGATAACCTCCAGACTGAGGTGTTGGAAATTGAGTTTCTGACCTACTCTAAAGGGATGACTACTATCAGTGAAGAAGACTTTGCCAAAATCCTGTTGCGCTTCACCAATGTGGAGAACATCAGCGCCTATCTGGAGAACGTCCGGCAGTGTATACCTGATGAGAAG GGAATCACCTTTGATGAGTTCAGATCCTTCTTCCAGTTTCTCAACAACCTCGAGGACTTCGCCATCGCCATGCAGATGTACAATTTCGCTTCTCGCTCAATCGGACAAG ATGAGTTTGCGAGGGCCGTGTATGTGGCCACAGGTCTGAAGCTGACACGTCACCTGGTCCACACTATCTTCAAGATCTTTGATGTAGATCACGACGACCAGCTTTCATACAAGGAGTTCATTGGCATAATGAAGGACCGGCTGCACAGAGGAGCCAGG GGCTATAAAGCTGTGGAACGCGCCACTTCCTTTAAATCCTGTCTGAAAAAGGAGCTGGCAAGCAGATAA
- the micu3a gene encoding calcium uptake protein 3, mitochondrial isoform X1 codes for MAAFRRVAALAGRINVWSAARNEFVGGQTAAAGRTRRCLAVGMCLATGGAVALYLYNDMTSGGGRKRMGRHRINGLLPSIPTVEAKEKARPFDFEEGEVYMSSHEQRFRMFSSVEYEGQLYMTPQNFIESVTMSEPRSKRPWRSLTKQELEKILLDTPPVWRGSSKLFRNLRERGIISYTEYLFLLCILTKPHAGFKIAFNMFDADGNQMVDKREFMVLQEIFRKKNEKKGRKGDAEKSAQLSMQLYGYQVAPMNSVLKKDSQEFVARSYWDVLRRSASQVLFSDLAERADESITIDTTLLVHFFGKKGKAELTFDDFYRFMDNLQTEVLEIEFLTYSKGMTTISEEDFAKILLRFTNVENISAYLENVRQCIPDEKGITFDEFRSFFQFLNNLEDFAIAMQMYNFASRSIGQDEFARAVYVATGLKLTRHLVHTIFKIFDVDHDDQLSYKEFIGIMKDRLHRGARVKGQHHTSFSRCVRSEAKKQVHKLLRRYKENL; via the exons atgGCCGCTTTCCGCAGAGTGGCAGCGCTGGCAGGTAGAATAAACGTCTGGTCGGCGGCGAGAAACGAGTTTGTCGGCGGTCAGACGGCCGCTGCAGGAAGGACACGGAGGTGTCTGGCTGTCGGGATGTGTCTTGCAACCGGAGGCGCCGTGGCTCTTTACTTGTACAACGATATGACGAGCGGCGGAGGCAGGAAGAGGATGGGGAGGCACCGCATCAACGGTCTGCTCCCGTCCATCCCGACCGTTGAAGCCAAGGAGAAG GCACGTCCGTTCGACTTCGAGGAAGGAGAGGTGTACATGTCGTCCCACGAGCAACGTTTCCGCATGTTCAGCTCCGTGGAGTACGAAGGGCAGCTGTACATGACTCCGCAGAACTTCATTGAGTCGGTCACCATGAGCGAACCAAGGA GCAAGAGGCCCTGGAGGTCCCTGACCAAACAG GAGCTGGAGAAGATTCTGTTAGATACTCCTCCAGTGTGGAGAGGATCGTCCAAACTATTCCGCAACCTGAGGGAAcgag GCATCATCTCTTATACAGAGTACCTGTTCCTGCTCTGCATCCTGACAA AGCCCCATGCTGGCTTTAAGATTGCTTTCAATATGTTTGATGCAGACGGCAACCAGATGGTGGACAAGAGGGAGTTCATGGTG CTTCAGGAGATCTTCCGGAAGAAAAACGAGAAGAAAGGGAGGAAAGGGGATGCTGAGAAATCAGCGCAGTTG AGTATGCAGCTGTATGGATATCAGGTTGCTCCCATGAACAGC GTGCTAAAAAAAGACAGTCAGGAGTTTGTGGCGCGGAGTTACTGGGACGTTCTGAGACGAAGCGCCAGTCAAGTCCTCTTTTCTGACCTGGCGGAG CGAGCAGATGAGAGTATAACGATTGACACCACCCTATTGGTCCATTTCTTTGGAAAGAAAGGGAAGGCAGAGCTCACCTTTGATGACTTCTACAG GTTTATGGATAACCTCCAGACTGAGGTGTTGGAAATTGAGTTTCTGACCTACTCTAAAGGGATGACTACTATCAGTGAAGAAGACTTTGCCAAAATCCTGTTGCGCTTCACCAATGTGGAGAACATCAGCGCCTATCTGGAGAACGTCCGGCAGTGTATACCTGATGAGAAG GGAATCACCTTTGATGAGTTCAGATCCTTCTTCCAGTTTCTCAACAACCTCGAGGACTTCGCCATCGCCATGCAGATGTACAATTTCGCTTCTCGCTCAATCGGACAAG ATGAGTTTGCGAGGGCCGTGTATGTGGCCACAGGTCTGAAGCTGACACGTCACCTGGTCCACACTATCTTCAAGATCTTTGATGTAGATCACGACGACCAGCTTTCATACAAGGAGTTCATTGGCATAATGAAGGACCGGCTGCACAGAGGAGCCAGG